The following proteins are encoded in a genomic region of Atribacterota bacterium:
- the dnaX gene encoding DNA polymerase III subunit gamma/tau gives MVQYQSMYRKWRPQLFEDIVGQKHITRTLMNAIKLNRIGHAYIFSGPRGVGKTTTARILAKALNCQEGPTDHPCNKCSQCIRINSGQSLDVIEIDGASNRGIDEIRELRSKIGFAPAEGKYKVYIIDEVHMLTNEAFNALLKTLEEPPSEVLFIFATTAPQKVPNTILSRCQCFNFRRISIDEIVLKLKRIIDKEKLKIDLPSLRLIAESATGSMRDAESILDQVVAFSSEDKVSFEEVKEILGIIPKELFFQITRAILNHDSNNGLELIDKLVKEGVDLHQFVQDMIIYVHQLSLIKILGKNTLLEEKDSEKITKLIAGTDVQSILNIIEELNKIEDKIKYHHYPWILLELLIVKLTQSGKTGQVKKITKNTIDNNKIFIEEKEEDSSNHREVGSEIKTVKAIFKKPANNINKNKMSNEVVKEQFEFSEIWPKVLSRVKKERISLYAFLSANSEVFIENNQLMIGFHHDCLFHKESLEKRENREKVEAVLKEVANLDIRLNCFISKKNNKVYSNYKLEKNENKKENKYPGNHDSNIPEANKKKKKNIEESTISDNGILEEARDLFGGNIIED, from the coding sequence ATATTACCAGAACCCTGATGAATGCTATTAAACTTAACCGTATTGGACATGCTTATATTTTCTCAGGACCAAGAGGTGTAGGAAAAACAACCACTGCTCGTATACTGGCAAAAGCTCTTAATTGCCAGGAAGGACCTACCGATCATCCTTGTAATAAATGCTCTCAGTGTATCAGAATTAATAGTGGCCAATCACTAGATGTAATTGAAATTGATGGTGCTTCAAATCGGGGTATTGATGAAATCAGGGAGCTGAGAAGTAAGATTGGCTTCGCACCTGCAGAAGGAAAGTACAAGGTTTATATTATTGATGAAGTTCATATGCTCACTAATGAAGCTTTTAACGCTTTACTTAAAACTTTAGAAGAGCCACCAAGCGAAGTATTGTTTATATTTGCTACAACAGCACCTCAGAAAGTTCCTAATACAATATTATCACGTTGTCAATGCTTTAACTTTAGAAGAATTTCCATAGATGAAATTGTTTTAAAATTAAAAAGAATAATTGATAAGGAAAAATTAAAAATTGATTTACCTTCTCTTCGATTAATTGCCGAGAGCGCGACTGGTTCCATGAGGGATGCAGAGAGTATTTTAGACCAAGTTGTTGCCTTTAGTAGTGAGGACAAAGTGAGTTTTGAAGAAGTTAAAGAAATTTTAGGAATTATTCCAAAAGAATTGTTTTTTCAAATAACCCGGGCCATTCTAAACCATGATTCTAATAATGGTTTAGAATTGATTGATAAATTAGTAAAAGAAGGAGTAGATTTACATCAGTTTGTCCAGGATATGATTATCTATGTACACCAATTGTCACTAATCAAAATTTTGGGAAAAAATACTTTATTAGAAGAAAAAGATTCAGAAAAAATAACTAAGTTAATAGCAGGAACTGATGTACAATCCATACTGAATATAATTGAAGAACTAAACAAAATAGAAGATAAAATAAAATACCACCACTATCCCTGGATTTTACTGGAATTATTAATTGTAAAATTAACCCAGAGTGGTAAAACAGGCCAGGTTAAGAAAATTACTAAAAACACAATTGATAATAATAAGATATTTATTGAAGAGAAGGAAGAGGATAGCAGTAATCATCGGGAAGTTGGGAGTGAAATAAAAACAGTAAAAGCAATATTTAAAAAACCAGCCAACAATATTAATAAAAATAAAATGAGCAATGAAGTGGTAAAGGAGCAATTTGAATTTAGTGAAATTTGGCCTAAGGTTTTATCCAGAGTAAAAAAAGAAAGAATTTCATTATATGCTTTTTTAAGTGCAAACAGTGAAGTATTTATTGAGAATAATCAGCTGATGATTGGTTTTCATCATGATTGCCTTTTTCATAAAGAAAGTCTGGAAAAGAGAGAAAACAGGGAAAAAGTTGAGGCGGTATTAAAAGAAGTAGCCAATCTTGATATCAGGCTGAATTGCTTTATCTCAAAAAAAAATAATAAAGTATATTCTAATTACAAATTAGAAAAGAATGAGAATAAAAAAGAAAATAAATATCCCGGGAATCATGATTCAAATATTCCAGAGGCAAACAAGAAAAAGAAAAAAAACATTGAAGAATCAACTATATCTGATAATGGAATTCTGGAAGAAGCTCGTGATTTATTTGGTGGAAATATAATAGAAGATTAA
- the recR gene encoding recombination mediator RecR — MAYKYTRPLARLIDELSKLPGIGPKTAQRLALYILNIPKEEARFLAQSIISAKEQVKRCQVCHNLTDQSICEICRDDNREKNTICVVETARDLMAIEKTGGYKGLYHVLQGAISPLDGVEPDHLTIDHLMSRLNKEKIKEVILATNPNIEGEVTGSYIAKLIKPLGIKITRIAYGVPIGGDLEYADEVTLSQALLGRQIFKNDS, encoded by the coding sequence ATGGCTTACAAATATACCAGACCTTTAGCCAGACTTATTGATGAATTATCAAAACTGCCGGGCATTGGTCCAAAAACAGCACAAAGATTAGCCTTATATATCTTAAATATCCCGAAAGAAGAGGCGAGATTTTTAGCACAATCAATTATAAGTGCTAAAGAACAGGTAAAAAGATGCCAGGTGTGCCATAATCTTACTGATCAAAGTATTTGCGAGATATGCCGTGATGATAATAGAGAAAAAAACACTATATGTGTTGTAGAAACAGCAAGGGATCTAATGGCAATAGAGAAAACCGGTGGATATAAAGGACTATATCATGTTTTGCAGGGGGCTATATCTCCTTTAGATGGCGTTGAGCCTGACCATTTAACTATTGATCATCTTATGTCAAGATTGAATAAGGAAAAAATAAAAGAAGTAATATTGGCTACTAATCCTAATATTGAGGGAGAAGTTACCGGATCTTACATAGCTAAACTTATTAAGCCTCTGGGTATAAAAATTACCAGGATTGCCTATGGTGTTCCTATCGGAGGAGATTTAGAATATGCTGATGAGGTGACATTGTCTCAGGCTTTACTTGGAAGACAGATTTTCAAGAATGACAGTTAA
- a CDS encoding YbaB/EbfC family nucleoid-associated protein — translation MDMKFLMKQAQQMQKKMEEMKEQLAQKEIKVASGGGMVELVINGQQEIKEIKIDPDIIDPEDKEMLEDLVLAAVNEGVRQSKEMVNEEMSKLTGGMNLPGMF, via the coding sequence ATGGATATGAAATTTTTGATGAAACAAGCCCAGCAAATGCAGAAAAAAATGGAAGAAATGAAGGAACAGTTAGCACAGAAGGAAATCAAGGTTGCTTCAGGCGGAGGGATGGTTGAATTAGTAATAAATGGTCAACAGGAAATTAAAGAGATTAAAATTGACCCTGATATTATTGACCCTGAAGACAAGGAAATGCTTGAAGATTTAGTTTTAGCAGCAGTAAATGAAGGTGTCAGACAGTCTAAAGAAATGGTTAATGAAGAAATGAGTAAACTTACCGGTGGCATGAATCTACCTGGAATGTTTTAA
- a CDS encoding pyridoxal 5'-phosphate synthase lyase subunit PdxS, with product MSEISTEKTKKGLAQMLKGGVIMDVINAEQAKIAEDSGAVAV from the coding sequence ATGAGTGAAATATCTACTGAAAAAACCAAAAAAGGGTTAGCTCAAATGCTTAAGGGCGGCGTAATTATGGATGTAATTAATGCAGAGCAAGCTAAAATTGCCGAGGATTCAGGAGCTGTAGCGGTTA